The genomic DNA CACTTTCTTTGGCGATCATTTGTAAAGCTTCAGTCACAACATCGTTTTTGACTTCGTATGCATCGGCATCAACCATTACAATACCCTCACCGTCGGAACTGGCAACAATGTTTACATGGTCAGGATCTTCTACTGTTCCATCAATTGGATTGTTCTTAAAGGTAATTTTTAAATTACCCTCTTCTCGCATAACTCTAAATCCGGCAATAGGTCCGTCAAACGGGATGTCGGAAATCATTAGTGCAAGAGAGGTTGTGTTTATTGCAACAATTAACGGATCATATTTTTCATCATATGAAAGAACATTTACCATAACCTGAACCTCGGATTTTGTGAATCCGGCAGGAAATAATGGTCGAATTGATCTGTCTATCATACGTGCATTTAAAATCGCTTCAGTTGAAGGAAACCTTTCTCTTTTTACATATCTTGATCCGGAAATCATTCCACTTGCATAAAATTTTTCAAGATATTCAATTGTGAGTGGGAAAAATGGAGATTCCAAATTTTCCGGTCCTCTTATTACTGAAACAAGCACAGTGGTATCGCCCATTTGACCTATAACACTTGCACTTGCATATTCGGCAACTTTACCTATCTTAAAGGTCAGCTTTGCCCCAGCTAAATCTATTGTTTTTTCCATAAAACAAAATTAAAAATAATATAAACAACTGAAAACAGTTGATAATCAACATTAAGGTTTGTGTAACAAAAGGTGTTTATAGAAAGAAGTTTACTTTAAAGAAAGTTTTTTTACAATGGCATCGTAGCGCTTTTCATCAAGGCGTTTTAGATACTTAAGCATTCTTCTTCGCTTTCCTACGAGCTTAAGAAGTCCCCTTCGGGAATGCTTATCTTTCTTATTCTTTAATAAGTGTTCAGTAAGTCGCTTGACTCTTTCAGTAAATATAGCAATCTGAACTTCCGGAGATCCGGTATCTTTTTGATTCTGTGAAAAATCCGAGATTATTCCGTCCTTTTCAACCGATGTTAATGCCATTTCCTTACAAAAACTAATTAACTAATTATATTCCAGCTTATCACATAGAATACCCTGATGTAAAGTCTACTTGGAGTCTTTGGCGGATGTTCCGCTTACCAGTGGAGGCGGTGTTATGAGCCCACCGGAATTCTTTGATTCCCCGGATTTCCCCTTGGGTTCATTATTATGATCCGCTTCCTGTTTAGGCTTTTCTTCATCTTTTGAGGAAGAATCTGACTCAACCTTCTCTGACTTCATTTCAGGTTGACTGCTATTATACTTCTCTGTTGCCGAAATTTCAACCCCTAATATTGATTTGATATTAGAAAGAAGTTCCTTCTCTACGGTCGAAACCAACCTGTCCTTTGCAACAAACACTGTCCTATATTTGTCACCCCCCATTGTATAGTTACCAACAATCTCTTTGGCATTTAAGTTTCTATCGTTAACTTCTAAAACTCCTTTAACTTCTTTTTCATATTCATATAGTACAAAGGCGATTTTATGGTTTGCGGCAATATTGAAAATTGTTTTCCCACCCATATCAACATCTGAAACAAAACCTATGGCATTCTTAATCTCCGACTTATTAACAACACTCCAGTAAACTCCTGACTTTTCATCATTTTTCATATTTTTCATGATTATCCGTTGCAATTCAACAGCTCCCTTTTGATAAAACATGTAAATATCGGAAAATGCCTGTTTAATATTACCCCCAACAGAAGAAAGTTCAGAAATAACACCGGCAGCACCATCGGGAACTTCACCAATCTGCATTATTTGAATACTTGATAAAACACCTTCGGTTAAGCTTGCCACTATATTTTTGACCTTCTCGGTATCCTTACTTGAAAACACATTTAATCGTTTAGCAAAATAATAAACAACAACACTAATTGGAACACCTTCTTCACCCACCTTAAGGTTTCCAAATATCTGATTTCCCGAAAGATTATTAAAGTTTACAACCGAGGCATCCTGAAACAAGTACTCCGACTGAGAATAGATCGGGTCAAGCCATGAAAGATTTCGACAACCGAAAACAACAACACTATCATAATCGGCACCTGCTTTGTTAAACGAGACACGACTAAAATCGAATTTACCTTTAAGTGGTGTTATGTAAAGGAAAAGGTCCTCACCGTCATCATCCCACTTAATTCTGTCAATTTCGGCACCCGACTCATCGGCATAGTTAATTTTTATTATATACTTTGTCTTTGCAAGCTTTGTAGTGTAGGTGATACCATATCGCTCTAGAAGCTTTTTATATTTTGCGGATACCTCCTTGTTAAAAACAATATCAACCGTATTCTGGTAAGCCTCCTCCACAATACTTTTAAAGGCAATCATACCTGAAATGGTATCGTAATCTACGTCATTCCGCAAAACTAAAAGAATCTTTTTTCCTTTGCCTAGTTCGTTAAAATATGAAAATAGCTGATCTACCTGAGAGTTATTCATAAAGGGTTGCAATAAATTATAACTACAGGCAGTTTGGTTTTTAAGTATATCCTATATAGATAGTCGATGCAATACTATCAGTTACTTACTGCTTTATCTCAAAGATTATGCGCTTAACATTGAATGGAAAATGCTTTATTCTTTCAAGGTAATTTTCGGGAATATATTTTACTTCGGCAGTTCTTGACATATGGGGCAACTTATCAAGGTATGCAATTCCTTGAGAAAACGAAAGTCCCTTAAGCTCCTGGGCAATTTTTTCTTTATCAAGTGTGGTAACCATTATGCCGTGAGCCTCAAGTGAAAGAATTATATCTCCCCCACTAACCTCTTTTACAGAGACTTCAAAATAATATTCCGATGACAAATTCATTTGAAATGCATCATTTGCTTCACCTGAAATAACCTTTTGTTCATAGTCGTTACGCAAAACACTTTGAATCATTGAATCTAGTTCGTCGTCGTTGTAGTAAACAGCTGTACCACCCATGCTAACCGTTACATTTACAATTGAGCCTTCCGATCCGATTGGAATATCGGTTGAAAACCTTTCCACCCCTTCACCCGGCGCCGGTTCAAAGACAATTGAGTCTTCTACCAGTACCCATCCGTCATTTTTGTGTAGGTCTATAAATTTTGTTTTTAATTGGGATTTTAGGTCATTCTCCAACTCTACACCTAATGTGGTTACATCATTTTCACCAACCGTAGTTACTTCACGTTTACTTCCACCTGAAATTCCTGAAACAGTCTGTCCTTCAAGCTCTGAAAATCCCTGAATGACAAATCTGGATCCAGAGGGAAGATTATAACCTTCCCCAAGTGCAACCGCCCTAATATTTACCGTGGCGGAGCCCTTGGTGGTTCCTTCAATAGTTGTCGTTTGTCTTGGAACCGTTACAGAATCAACAGTTCCGTATTGCAAGGCTCCTGAAGTAATTGTTGTACCTGCAGGAACCGTTACATTATCTTCACTTGAGTTATATAGCGTTACCACGCCATTTGCATAATCCCCAACCTCCGAACGGGCTGTTGTACTAGCGCTATCCGAAGTTTTTAAAGCTTTTTCGTCTAAATAACTTTCGGTTTTACTTGAAAGTATGTATGTTTTATCGGCATGATTAATCACGATTCCGTTAGTATCATCCCTTGCTATTATTTCGCCGGTAAAACTAACGTCAACATTTTGGGGATAAAGTGTAATTACAACCTTGGGTAATAAAAAATAGTAATACAAGAACCAAAGTACCCCTACCAAAACACCGATTGCGATACCGATTACTAAAAGCTTATTCTCCAGAAGTTTTTTAAAATCAAAGGTTCCGCTAAGTTTCTCAAACCGTTCGCGTATACCTCCCCTTTTTACAAAAACCTCTTGACCATCCTTTGTACCTGTTGCTATTACCGCACCATGAAGTTTTGAAAAATCTATACCTATTATTTTGTTCTTCTTTAGGTCCGGTTTACCTACCGATGTAGCAGCAGACGGTGTGGAAACATTAGTGACATCATCTTGTAATGTGTTAATATCTGATCCGACAGCAAACGAGAATGTACCTTCCTTACGAATTTCCGGTGTAGATGTAGCTGATACCGCTGAACCAACTAATGAAGGAATTTTAGAATCAGCTAAAATGTTAACGGGTTGGGAAGCTTTGTCGGCAGTTGAACTTACCTCTAATTTCTTCGTTTCACTAGAAGGCATAGGTTCATTCCACGATTTACTGCTTAACAATGTTTCGTCCTTTACGCAGGTAATGCCAAGTTTTTCGCATAGAGGAAATGTTGCAACGTCTTTTGTTAAGATAACAAGTCTTTTTCCTGATTCAACGGCCTTTTCTCGCAAAAGATCGATACTAACCAGGCTTGAACTGATATCTGATCCCTCCTCGAATACCAAAAGCAGCTTGTCGGATTTACTCGAAGCAATCTTTTTGACAACTGAAGTCAAAAGATCTTTTTTCTCGACAAGTATCTTATCAACGGTCATCTACATTTTCATACTCAAATGATTTTGCGGGTTCTTATAGATATCCCAAGCGTATCTTGCGATTGCAACCGGCGTAACATCTATTGCCGATTTTAATTTCTCGGTTTTGTCTATGCAGTCACTAAGCGCAACGGGCGTAATTATAACTGCTTTAGGATGTTTAATAAATGGTATATATTTCTTCCATGGATAGGTAAGAATTATCTCTTTGATATCGGGTAGCAAGCTCCCGCCGCCACACAGATAAATATCAGATGGCATCTGTTCGATATCGGTAAATTGTGAAAGCGCGATACGAACTCCATCTGCCCAAAGTGAAGCATCTTCTGCCACAATGGCCTTAACCTCTTTAGCTATTGTTTTTTCTAGTGAGCCTTCGGAATATTTTATCTTTCGCTTTTCCGCAAAACGATATTCAAGATTCATTGACTTGGCTATACTTTCGGTAAAGATTCGACCGCCAAAAGCAAACATATAACTATTAACTAATGTACCTTTCTGGACTACGGCTATGTCTGACGTTCCTCCACCTACATCAATAAAGATCCCGTCAAATTCAATGCTATCTGCACCCTTAAAGGCCTTTGCAATTGAAAAAGGTTGCGCAACTATTGAGATAACCTCCAGGTTCAAACGTTTTATGACGGATATTATTGCTTCTACAAAAGTATACGGCGCAAAAACAGCATTAAAATAAAGCTTCATAAGTTTACCCCGGAGACCCGCCATTCTGGAAACACGTACTGCTCCAATTTCTACTGCAGTAAGATCTACGTGAAGCGGAACAACATCTTCCCTGCTTACATTAAGCCGCCTGGAAAGATCATCAATTCCGCTAAGAATGACATTCTCACGAACATTACTTATTATTGACTCTTCTTCGTCCTCGGTAATCTCTAGGGTTGCATTGTTTTCCCGATCATAGGTAACCATTACCGGCTCGCCACTAACCATTTCACCGGCAATTCCCAAGATTATATACCTTGGAAGCTGTTCAACCGTAGCACCGGCTTTTACAAGATCGGAAACCAAATCGTTATATACAAGCTGAAGATTATCAGTTACCGTTTCAATATTTTGGATAATTCCACTGCGCATAGCATGATGCTGTTGCCAAACCCTCGAGGATTTAATAATTTCTACGCCAGATTCGGTTACTTTACACAAAAGACCTTTTAAAACCTCAGTACCTATGTCGACGGCAATGTAAAGGTCACCCAACGTTAGATTTCGTGGCTGCTCTTTCTTAAATAGTTTGTCAAAAAAAGGAATATTTACCATGTGAGCAGTATATCAAATTGTACTCACTAATTGTATCATATATTTAATCGTATGGATTCGTAGGGACGGGTTTAAACCTGTCCCTACGAAATATGCATGAATTGTATATACATCAAACCAATGTGATAAAATTATAATATGCGGTGGTAGTTCAGTTGGTAGAATATCTGCTTCCCAAGCAGGAGGTCGCGAGTTCGAGCCTCGTCCACCGCTAATGACTTGCAACTCAAACAATATCTTTATTAATATCTAAGAACTCTTTTTCTCCTGCCAGAACTTGCTTCATGTATTCCATTTGATTTCCGGAGGCACGTAAAGCAAACCCCTGATCACCACTAAAATAGAGTTTAAAGTTCGAGGTGTAGAACCTTATTACATGCTGAAATATCTGATTTACAAATCCGGCATAAAATTGATTTGCATTTTCCAAACTAAACTCAGTGGGATTAGTATCCCTAATCCCTTCAAGCAATGCTCTGTAGTTTTTGATATTGACATTTATATTGCTAATTGCAGATTCCTCGGAACATCCCTCAACAGCCGTTCTTAGTGCAGCACCAACATCCAATGCTCTAGGTCCTTTCCAAACCGTATCCATATCTATAATTGCAATTGGGATTTTATTATCATTGCAAACATAATTTGCTGCTTTTGCATCTCCATGCCAAACCCCAGATGTACTATTCTTAACCAACTTCCAGCGTAAATTCTCTCTATCGAAGTTGTTCGTAATAAAATCTTCTATAGATGAATCTCCTTTATTTCTTTTGTTTTTCAGGATAATCTGCAAATCGTTATAATACTTATCGAAATCATAGTAACCAGGTAAAGGATCCATTAAGTATTCTTCCACCCCACTTGCCTCCTCCCAAAACTTTGCAAGCAATTTTCCGGCAACATAACACTGAGAGGAATCACTAAAACTCTTTGTACAGATACCGGGAATATACTCATTTACACGTAAACACGATTTCCTTATTTTACCATTCTTGTCTAGCCAATTTGTTAAAACAACTACGTTGCCTTTATTTGTTAACCTTTGCCATACTAGTCCCTCTCTGGCTTTCATTTTATCTAGGCCAGAAGTTAATCGTTTATTAAAAATATGAGCTCTAACATTGTGGGCATTACATAGTAAAGCCTTGGGATTAAATACTTTCTCATTTACAAATTGAACCACATACTGTTTAATCACGCCACTTTCTTCATCTTCAGCTGTTACTATTGATGTGTCATTAATAAGCCCTCCATCGGGATCTACTGGATCACCAATAAGTTTAAGTCCCCAATATCGCTTCAACGACCCAGCTAATTTAAAATCTTTTGCAGAAGTAGAATCCTTTTCTGACTTGACCTTGGAAATATAACTTCTTTCATAATCCTCGGTTGAAACAGATGGAGATGGTATCAAAGTGGTCATATAGTATCAGCTATAATTAATGGTTAATTATATACCGCAATACCCCATAAAAGACAACCTAACACCCTTAATCTACAACTGTTCCAACAAAACTCTCTTGCATAAACATGTTTTTAAGGTTTCGAATGTCCGGTCCAAGTACAATAAAGCTAAGCCCATTTTCATGAGCAGTTTTAGCTGCAATAGGATCAATTGGCCAACTAGCGCCAGGTTTATGCTGTGTTACACCATCAATAATTTTAGAGTAACTGTCCCAGGTTAAGTGACTTATTCGCTCTGCATCTTTATATTTGGTAGGATTCTTGTTGTAAACTCCATCAACGTTTTTTATACTTACTATCCTGCTTGCCGAAAGTCGCATTGCAAGCATTACCGCATTCATGTCTGTACTGCTTTCATGTCTATGTCCTCCACATGCTAAAAATATAGGTTTTTCTTCGAAGGAATACTTCTTGTTAACAAACTTAAAAAGTTGCAGGTAATCATCGAGTGCCACAATATGTTCACTACAAATATCCGAAAGAAATGCCTGAACAACTGTAGCATTCATTAGCGTTGCCACAATACCTACTCTATGTCGATGAATATCATCAGCTCCAAGGTCTAAAAGCTCGTTACCGTATTGTCTTGCAAGGTAACCGCCGCCAACGGTTATAGCAAATTTATAACCGATATTGATCATTGGAAGAAGAATTTCTTTTTTAAGTTCACGAATAAACCTATGATTAATTGCCCTGTCCGAAGCCGGTGAAATTACCGATCCTCCAAGCTTAAGCACAATTACCTTGCTATCCATAAAGTGAGGCAATTAAATTAACCCATATTTCATTATATCCCTTAGAAGCAGGTTTGTAACCACCCCTACCTAATTGATCGTGATATAATAATTGATCATGGATCCGGAAATATTAATAGAGGACAACAGAATAAAACTTGCACGGATTCTTAACAAGTTCGATAACCCAATAGCCAAATATCCCAAATTTGGCGTGTGGACATACTTACTTGATTCCGAAGATGGCATAATTGTGTTTGATCCAGGTCCACGATATAAAGTCTTTTCCATAAGAAAGAAAGAGACTTATAACGCCGAACGGACAATTGAGGCGGTAGAACATTTATTCCCCCAAAAGCCAATTACCCAGATTCTATTCTCACACTACCATGTAGATCATGCAGAAGCAGCACCACACCTTCAGTATCTGGCCTTGAAAAAATTCGGACTATTACCTTCATGAGAAAGAATACGAACCCAAACGTCTAGCAAAAGTAATAAATACGAATATAGATAAAATGTTTAAAAAATCCGGTTATCCAATCTGGCGTTTTGGCGGATTTGTACAGGATAATGAACAAATTGGAAATACTGAATTTAGAGCAGTTCATGCTCCCGGACATACCACCGGAAACATCTCACTTATAAGCACCCACTACAAAACAATAATTACCGGCTGGTGGATTGAGGGTAAATATAAACCACTTGTCGGACTTGTACAAAGAATTGCCGATGAAGACAGAAAAGACTATCCGACCACAATCGCCCGTATTAAAAAACCAGGATTTAAATATTACTATTATCATCCAAATATATAACCAAGGACAAGTTTCAAGTCTGTATAAAAAACTTTATTACCAGGTTACAAACCAATCCCTACACGATATAATCAAATCACATAAATTCAATCTAAAAAAATCTGCATGAAGATTACATTTGTATATCCGGATTTTGAATATAGGGAAACTACAACAGGTTGGCTTGTTGAAAAGGGTGGATGGTACCATGAAGGGTTGGCCCAACTTGGTTCGATTGCAGAAGAAGCTAATTGGGAAGCCGATCTTATTCATCTTATGGAACCAACCACAGAAGAAAAATTTAAGGCTGAAATCAAAAATCGTAAACCGGATGTCGTCGGATTTTCGCTACGTGTTGGGGCCTCTGAATATTCAAAACGCCTTGTGAAATGGGTAAAAGAAGTAAATCCCAAAATAATAATTACACTGGGCGCTTATTTCCCCACAATGGAGCCGGAACAAGCTATTTCCTGGCCGGAGGTTTCTATAATATTCATTGGTGAATCAGAAGTCTCGATGGCATATTTCCTGAATAAAGTTGCTGCCGGAAAATCATTTTCCGATACTCCCAGTACGTGGGTAAAAACAACCTCCACCAAAGGAAAAACTAAAATTATAAAAAATCCGGTTGGTCCTCTGGTAGAGGACCTTGACACGTTACCTCTTCCCAAATTCGACATATTTGATTTCGAAAAGCTTATTGGAGCAAAACTAAAAGTGGCACTTGCCGGAATGACCCGTGGTTGTCCTTATAACTGTACCTACTGTTGGAACAACATCGCTCGAAAACTTTATCCCAACAAAGAAAAATACGTACGATTCAGATCCCCGGAAAACGGAATCGCCTACATGAAAAAACTTATTAAGACTTATCCCGGAGCTAAACGAATACGCTTCACCGATGACATTTGGCCCGTCTATACGGAATGGTCAAGAAAACTTAAAGACTTATATATCAAAGAGATTAACCTACCCTTCGAGTGCAACTATAGGGCAAATCTCTTTAACGAAGACAAAGCAAAAATTCTTAAAGAAATGGGATGTGCGGGTATTTATTTTGGAGTTGAATCCGGTGATGAATATATTAGAAACTCAATATTTAAGAGAATGTTAGAAGAAAAAGATATGCAGAAAGCCTTTGATCTCTGTCACAAACACGGCATAAAGACATATGCATACAACATTATAGGTGCTCCATATGAAAACATGAAAACTGCACTTGCTACTGTCAAACTTAACGCAAGGTTAGGATCAGATACAATGTTTTTTGCCATATATTCACCTTATGGCGGAACTGATCTTGAGAGAATGGCAGTGGAAGCAGGCTTTTTTGATCCTAGTAAGCCACTTGATCCTGACGTAAATATAATAATGCCTGATTTCAATTACAATCAAATAAAATTTGCGGCACTCTATGCAAAGTTTTTTGTTAGGCTTTATCAGTTTGCATTTAAGCTTCCCGGATTTTTAAAACCCTTTATGGAAAAGATCTTGGACAAGATATGGCTTGCAAAGTGGTTACCCTACCATTTCTTAACAAAGCTTATGGTCTGGTATAATGCAAGTATTTTAAGACTGAAGATATTTATAAAGAAAAATATGACACCACTTTACTTCTTCCTTAAAAAATTCCAATAAATTTAACACACACTCATGGAAAATAAAAAAAACCTTATATTCAGCATACTTGGAATTATTCTTGTTCTGCTTTTGGGCGTATGCGGAGAAATCGGTTACATTAGCTACGAATTAATAAGAACGTATAGGTCATCCGAATACGCAGAGCTTGCTCTTAAGTCGGAAAAGAAAACCGATCCCAATAACATTATCGCAGTTCCAACAACGCCCGAAGAATTACGTGCCGGATTTATGGAAGTTGCCGAACAAACTAGTAAACTACGAGAACTTCCATATAATGAGAGTGATGTTTTGTTTCAATTTATATCAGAGTCCGAGTTAAGAGCCAAAATGGAGTCGGAAGATCCCTCAATGGAGGAAGATGCAGGTCTTGGTGACGATGACCTTTTGTGGAAAGCCTTTCGAGTAATTCCATACGAGATGAATCTAACCGAAGTTCTAAAAGAGTATTACACGCAAGAGGTTTTGGGATTTTATGACCAAACCGAAAGTAAGTTTTATATTGTGTCAGATATTCCCAAGTTAACATTGGACAACAAAGTTACAATCTCCCATGAATTCACACATTTTTTACAAGACAAGGCGTTTAATTTTGACGCGATAGAAGCAACTATCGACCCAATGGTTGAAGGAAATGAAGATATTTACCAAGCGTATTTAGCGCTTGTAGAAGGTGATGCAACCTTAACAATGTTTTTTTACCTTCAGTCTCTTGGCATCAAGGCCTATGAAGAATATCTATCCGACATCGGATCTTCTGATATTGACATTAAAATACCAAGAATAATCGAAGAATCTATAGGGTTCCAATATAATAGCGGAATGCTTTTCACACTTTGGCTTTATCAGGAAACTTATGATTTCTCATTAATAAATGCGGCATTTAGTAATATTCCAAGTTCAACTGAACAAATTTTACATCCTGAAAAATATCTAGGAGCCGATCGTGATGATCCAACCCCCGTTACAATTACAGCCTCAGAGCTTTCAATAATGGAAACAACACTCGGTACAGGATTTAGGCAGGTTTACACGAAATACTCAATCGGCGAACTCGATACAATGTTAATTCTTCAAGACTTCATGGATGACGAAATTGCCAAAGAAGCAGCTGCAGGTTGGGACGGTAACGCAACTGCATTCTATTTAAAAGATGAAACCCACGAATACAGTATATACTGGAAATCTGTATGGGATTCCGTTTCAGAAGCTCATGAGTTTTTGGATGCTATAGATATTTATACCGAAGAAGCAGGTCATTCTAGTGTAAACACTAAGCTCGATGGCACTGTTACTCATGTTCTGATTTATGGTGATCTCAACTAGAGTGAAATTTTAAGAGTAGTTGTGTATAATTATAATGTTTGGCCAGGATAGCTCAGTTGGTTAGAGCACGGGACTCATAAGCCCGGGGTCGTGGGTTCGATTCCCACTCCTGGTAGTATTGTTTAGTTCTTTAATACTGACTCCAGGAGTGGGATATACCCTTCACTTGATCCTTATTCGTTTGACTAACGTCAAACTGCTTAAGCCGAGTACGGTATATCTCGGCTTCTCCTGGGAGTTTTACGGTTCACGTAAAGGTTTTACTTTGCACAAAGAGAATGACAGCCCACGAATATCTTAAAACAACAATTTCCTTCTGGAAATACAAAGGATCAAAATACACGAAAATTCTTAAGGAAAGGCTTGCCACCTTATATAGTTCCGCTAAAGAGATTTTTATATATGAAAACGGGCGGACTGCACTATATGAATACCTTAAATCGCTAAACCTTCCAAAGGGCTCAAATGTTGCCGTAACAGGATTTACCTGTAACGCGGTAATCAACCCTATTCTTTGGCTCGGATTAAACCCTTTATATATTGACATAGATCCCAATACGCTAAATATGGATCCAGCAGATCTTCGTAAAAAGATAAATCCCGATACTAAAGTTATTATTGCCCAGCACAGCTTTGGGAATATGGCCGATATGGACTCAATTCTTGAAATTGCAAAGGCAAACAACATAAAGGTCATTGAGGATTGTGCACATGCGTTAGGTATCAAAAAAAACGGTAAACTGCTAGGAAGCTTTGGAGATGCAGCTATGTTAAGCTTTGGAATTGAAAAAATTCTTTCAACAAGGGTCGGCGGCGCCTTAGTCGTAAACAAAACTTACAATCCTTCGATAAACAACGGATATCAAACCCTAAATGAGGTTAGCTATCTTGATACATTTCTTTGGCTAATAAATCCATTAATTTGGGTATTGATTAGAAAGCTTGGCACACTAGGATCCAAGTTGGCAAAGCTGTTAAGATCCTTAGGAATTATCAATATGGGGTTTAATAATGATGAACTTAAGGGGAAAAAGCCACACAAATACCCAAGAAAATTATCAAATGCTCTATCAATGGTGGTAGTCAAGGAGCTTGATCAGCTTACCGACAACCTTGACCACCGAACCCTGATTTCCAACATTTATGAGAATAAAATTTCGAATAACAAAATACAAACACTGCGGCTCAAAAACCATGCATTTGTTAAATTCCCAATTATCATGGAAAGTTCCCAAGAAAAAGATCGCATTGAATCGCTTCTTGTTAAGAATCGTGTTCCCATAAAGGACTGGTACAGCAAGGTTGTTTATCCATCAAAAGTTAACCTAAACGCAATGAAATATGTAAACGGAACCTGTCCTGTTGCCGAATCCATAACAAAACGAATTCTAAACCTGCCTACCGGAAAAGGTATTATGGTAGAATATGCGGAATCAATTGTTAGACTTTTAAACAATAATGATAGTTTCAGAAATTAAAGACCGCTCTACCTGGGACGAGTTCTTGCGGAATTGTTCATACAACTATTTTTTGCA from Candidatus Dojkabacteria bacterium includes the following:
- the pilM gene encoding pilus assembly protein PilM, which codes for MVNIPFFDKLFKKEQPRNLTLGDLYIAVDIGTEVLKGLLCKVTESGVEIIKSSRVWQQHHAMRSGIIQNIETVTDNLQLVYNDLVSDLVKAGATVEQLPRYIILGIAGEMVSGEPVMVTYDRENNATLEITEDEEESIISNVRENVILSGIDDLSRRLNVSREDVVPLHVDLTAVEIGAVRVSRMAGLRGKLMKLYFNAVFAPYTFVEAIISVIKRLNLEVISIVAQPFSIAKAFKGADSIEFDGIFIDVGGGTSDIAVVQKGTLVNSYMFAFGGRIFTESIAKSMNLEYRFAEKRKIKYSEGSLEKTIAKEVKAIVAEDASLWADGVRIALSQFTDIEQMPSDIYLCGGGSLLPDIKEIILTYPWKKYIPFIKHPKAVIITPVALSDCIDKTEKLKSAIDVTPVAIARYAWDIYKNPQNHLSMKM
- a CDS encoding DegT/DnrJ/EryC1/StrS family aminotransferase produces the protein MTAHEYLKTTISFWKYKGSKYTKILKERLATLYSSAKEIFIYENGRTALYEYLKSLNLPKGSNVAVTGFTCNAVINPILWLGLNPLYIDIDPNTLNMDPADLRKKINPDTKVIIAQHSFGNMADMDSILEIAKANNIKVIEDCAHALGIKKNGKLLGSFGDAAMLSFGIEKILSTRVGGALVVNKTYNPSINNGYQTLNEVSYLDTFLWLINPLIWVLIRKLGTLGSKLAKLLRSLGIINMGFNNDELKGKKPHKYPRKLSNALSMVVVKELDQLTDNLDHRTLISNIYENKISNNKIQTLRLKNHAFVKFPIIMESSQEKDRIESLLVKNRVPIKDWYSKVVYPSKVNLNAMKYVNGTCPVAESITKRILNLPTGKGIMVEYAESIVRLLNNNDSFRN
- a CDS encoding radical SAM protein, with the translated sequence MKITFVYPDFEYRETTTGWLVEKGGWYHEGLAQLGSIAEEANWEADLIHLMEPTTEEKFKAEIKNRKPDVVGFSLRVGASEYSKRLVKWVKEVNPKIIITLGAYFPTMEPEQAISWPEVSIIFIGESEVSMAYFLNKVAAGKSFSDTPSTWVKTTSTKGKTKIIKNPVGPLVEDLDTLPLPKFDIFDFEKLIGAKLKVALAGMTRGCPYNCTYCWNNIARKLYPNKEKYVRFRSPENGIAYMKKLIKTYPGAKRIRFTDDIWPVYTEWSRKLKDLYIKEINLPFECNYRANLFNEDKAKILKEMGCAGIYFGVESGDEYIRNSIFKRMLEEKDMQKAFDLCHKHGIKTYAYNIIGAPYENMKTALATVKLNARLGSDTMFFAIYSPYGGTDLERMAVEAGFFDPSKPLDPDVNIIMPDFNYNQIKFAALYAKFFVRLYQFAFKLPGFLKPFMEKILDKIWLAKWLPYHFLTKLMVWYNASILRLKIFIKKNMTPLYFFLKKFQ
- a CDS encoding MBL fold metallo-hydrolase; the protein is MDPEILIEDNRIKLARILNKFDNPIAKYPKFGVWTYLLDSEDGIIVFDPGPRYKVFSIRKKETYNAERTIEAVEHLFPQKPITQILFSHYHVDHAEAAPHLQYLALKKFGLLPS
- the rpsO gene encoding 30S ribosomal protein S15, translating into MALTSVEKDGIISDFSQNQKDTGSPEVQIAIFTERVKRLTEHLLKNKKDKHSRRGLLKLVGKRRRMLKYLKRLDEKRYDAIVKKLSLK
- a CDS encoding MBL fold metallo-hydrolase, which codes for MFKKSGYPIWRFGGFVQDNEQIGNTEFRAVHAPGHTTGNISLISTHYKTIITGWWIEGKYKPLVGLVQRIADEDRKDYPTTIARIKKPGFKYYYYHPNI
- a CDS encoding phosphotransferase, which gives rise to MTTLIPSPSVSTEDYERSYISKVKSEKDSTSAKDFKLAGSLKRYWGLKLIGDPVDPDGGLINDTSIVTAEDEESGVIKQYVVQFVNEKVFNPKALLCNAHNVRAHIFNKRLTSGLDKMKAREGLVWQRLTNKGNVVVLTNWLDKNGKIRKSCLRVNEYIPGICTKSFSDSSQCYVAGKLLAKFWEEASGVEEYLMDPLPGYYDFDKYYNDLQIILKNKRNKGDSSIEDFITNNFDRENLRWKLVKNSTSGVWHGDAKAANYVCNDNKIPIAIIDMDTVWKGPRALDVGAALRTAVEGCSEESAISNINVNIKNYRALLEGIRDTNPTEFSLENANQFYAGFVNQIFQHVIRFYTSNFKLYFSGDQGFALRASGNQMEYMKQVLAGEKEFLDINKDIV